The genomic window AAACAATAGGCCgtcaaaacatatcatttcacgcGATCCAAACCTATActgttggtattaaaaataagttattatgtatatgcaatttctgtatatgcatattgtatcatataaacaataaaatatattaaaatttcctacgtttattttgtaaaagttggaaatattgtcatattttttatatcgtgataaaccgcacaaaccgaACTAACCCTAACCACATcagtttggtttggatgactttttaaaaatcaaaccgaacaacatgcatttttatctcataATTAGGAtaatttttatgttcaaaaccgaaccaaaccgcaccgcgagcacccctaacatagcctagtggctagactctCAGACATATAAATGCGGATAAATGTGAAATACATAATCCAAATCTCAATCATTCCAATAATGTTTCTagtagctaccatttgagcttAACTTACTCGACTtccttattatttatttaaatttagcCGAAAATGTGAATGAGTTAAATAGAAGcgggtatatatatatatcccctGCCTATAAGACAGAGTCCCAAACAAACCCATTTGATTTCAcagaaagagaaagaaacagAGTGAGAGTAAACAGAGGAATGATACCCATACTCAGCTAATGTTAAATGCAAAGTCTTACATCCCAATCCCAGAGTTTAATACAATGCCATTATCATTCTCCTCCTCTCCCATTTCCAAGAAATCAATCAACCATATACTAATACTCCTACTTGTACTACATTATACTCACTCATTCATAACATCAACCAGCTCATTTTGAAGCACAAAAAACCAAAACCAGGTTCTGCTGCGCGCTATGATAGTCcttgaattgaaaattttatagCTAGCTAGCTGGCATATCAAATGCAATGCTGCCATTTTCATCAattcaaacacacacacacacacctctTCAAAGTTCAATTCAACCCACTCACTCTGCCAAGGATGAGTGAGTGATTAAGGGATacacactcacacacacactCACACACACCCACGCTATCTGTATTCTGTACTATACACCCAAAACCCACGCACGCACTTTCTGCCTTTCCCTCATTCATTCACAACCAACAACAACACCTCattctcctctctctctctctctttctctcactCACTAAAATATTCTCCTCTCTCTTTCTTCCTATGCCTACAACAACAACACCACCTTCATTTTTCTCACTCCACCCTCAACTAcgttataataattattatcatCAACACAAACCCATTAAATTTCCCAACTTTTCACGCACTCATTTCTCCACCGCCGCCACACGGCGGCCTAACTGGCCACGCATGGAAGTATCCTCCACACGCCACCGTTGGAAAGACAAAGTTATCGTCATAATGGGTGCCACCGGCTCCGGAAAATCAAGTCTTTCCGTTGAACTCGCAACCCATTTCCCTTACTCAGAAATAATCAACTCCGATAAAATCCAAGTCTTCAAAGGACTCGATATCACCACCAACAAGATCCCCTTTCATCAACGCAACAACGTTCCTCATCATCTTCTCGGCGACGTTGACCCTTCTCACGGCGAGTTTTCACCTTCAGATTTTCGTCGTCACGCCGGAGATATTATCTCAGATATAACTTCACGGAGAAAGGTTCCCATTATTGTTGGTGGGTCTAACTCATTCATTCATGCTCTTCTTGTTGAACGATTTGACTCAGAGTTGAACGTGTTTGAAGACGATTCATCAAAAACATCATTATCGGAGATATCATCGGATTTAAGGTACAAATGTTGCTTTATTTGGATGGATATATCGTTTCCTGTGTTATCGGAATATTTACGGAAACGAGTCGACGATATGTTTGACTCGGGAATGGTGGACGAGTTAGCCGAGTTTTATGAACCGGATGCAGATAACCGAACCGGTCTAAGAAAAGCAATCGGTGTACCCGAGTTCGACCGGTTTTTTAAAGAGTATCCACCACCGGTTGGACCCATGGAAAAAGAAGGTAATAATTCAATGCGGGAACTTGCATACGAGGAAGCAGTGAAAGCGATTAAAGATAACACGTGTCAGCTAGCTAAGCGTCAGATAGGAAAGATCTTACGGTTAAAACGAGCTGGATGGGACCTACAAAGAATTGATGCAACGGAGGCGTTTAGGGCGGTGCTGACGTCAGAGTCTAACGGCGGTAACGGCGGAGGAGAAGGATTTTCCGATGTATGGAAAAAACAAGTGTTGGAACCAAGCGTGAAGATTGTGAAGAGATTCTTGATGGAGTAGGTCTTCCAGCTAAATCCAGCTTAGCTActccaaatatttaattttttttttttatgcaatgtttattttatttaatttaatttaactcAAGATgcatgaaagaaaaagaaggaaaaattgGGGTATGGGGGAAAAATGTAGAAAAAAGAAAGTTGGCCATATGGAAGAGAAGAGTGgctaattttgaattttggagTTGCAATGGAGGTTTGGGTGATGTGTGAGGTTCTACAAAAAATTTCTGAGgctaatttagtaaaaaaaaatatgtaaaagaAATGGTAACTTTagtatagaaaaaaaaaatgttaacaaaGTTTTGGTAGAAATAATAgagtttaattttaaatttattttaatataatataagtactagatattttatttttgttttattgcaAGTTGAAACCTTAAATTGTGAATGTTGTTATATTGTGTTGTCCGATTTATTCGTGTGTCTCCCACTTTGTTTAATTCTCTCAGTCATACGTTGTGTGTGGAGGATGAAATGATGAGCAAATCGCATATGAAAGTTAAGAAACATTCCAACAATATACACATTTAactgaattaatttatttatataaggtAGTACTAAAATTGTACAAGAGGTGGAGAATGTGAGTGTGGATGAAAGGGTGGCAAAGGGCATGAGACACAATTCTCTCCAACCCCACCAGGCCATTACATTTGAATTCACTAAAGACAACTATACACTTTTTTCTCTCatcatttcttttttaattttattttgtacgTTTGTGTGTTTTGGGTACCACGGAAGAAATACTCATGGcatgaatttaattttattcGATTTGTCTCTagttagattttatttataaattcagTTATAGTTGACAAAATCTATCATATGTGGATACTGGATAGAAGGATTCTGGATTTAATTTGGCTGTGATACTTCAAGTTTTGGCTAATTTATGCGAGGTTTAATTCGAGAGTAATAAGTCACTAAATGTAGTTTAGtagtgaaaattttaaatagtaTGTATGAGATTTTAGATTCGATTTTCAATTCcgttgtaaataaaaaaaaaaatatcaagagGAAAGGACCTgttttcattaattattataCTACTATTTATCTGTGTTGaattttaatattcattttGTGTAATTCATGCATCTAGGTCAATTACTTGAGCACAAGTAATTGTATAACCTTGTGAAGTTTGTAACTTGAGTGAGAAGTAACAAACCAATCAAAGTTAGTTAGAGTTGTTAGCGagtttgttagttagttttgAGTTTGTTAGGGTCGGTTACAAGTTAGTTAGGACCTAAGTGAGTTACCAAAGTGTGTGGTAACTAGTATAAATGCAATGTGTGCATTATTAGTGATTGTAACTTGATTTTGGCCTATAGTGGAagaataaaaatttcatttttctccCTATTCTTCATTCATTCCATAATCAATCTTTTTCTTCCTTTGTTCTTCATTTCACTTTTATTTCCAAGTTCAATTTCCATTCTTTCTGTTTTGTGTTATTGAGAATGAATTGAATTGGATCTTTGTGTGTCAATTGGAGTGTGATCTTGCAAgtgtatgtgtgtgtgattCGTGAATCCTTTTGCTGCGCTAACAACCTGACTAATTTTTTTCAACACTTAATCTGAACATTTGATGGATGCATATCATAGAGTTTTCTGGGCATAGGAATATTTGTATGTCGTTTTCAATTTTAATGGATAATTTTGTTTGGTCCGACAAATGTTAACAAATGTGTGCTGTAAAAAAGATGTATAAGTGtctcataagtgtagctcaaatggtagctatTAGGGATAACTATTGGagtggtcggggttcgaaccctggattCCATACTTCTCACATTTAAACGTGTGAGAGTCTAGCCACTatgctacttgacaaaaaaaagaacTTAATATGGAGTGAATTGATGTTGCTAAATTTTTAAAGGTCCGAGATTgttattgaaactttttaaagGATTAATATTGTAGTATCATGAATTCTGTTTGATGTATGTAACCAATTTATAAGGAATTGGTTATTGCTTTTTGGTGTCGattcttatttttcaatttgCGGCTGCAAAACAATTTGGGTATATAAtgaaattttctttcttttttaagaaTAGAGTGGTTgttaggggtgtacatgggtcgGGCAAATCCGGttgacccggtcaaacccacccaatccaacccaaaaaagtgggttgggtcgggcaagtgggtgggtatggatttcaaaaatgaaaaatccataaaaaaattgggttacgggtaaaaccggacccaacccaaaaaacccacttaCCCACTAATGctatgttttttaaaatattttttatgaaaatactaaagatttttccatttgatcattaaatattttttatattgaaaataagttatactattttttaagaaaatagaaagattgaataatttttataaacaaatatgataatttattgcactatttaaaaaataaaaagaaaaacttgaataattttcatgaatatatattataattcatcatttagtcatttgatattaaaaaaaacaaaaaaaaatcatttgggtAGCAAACTATCTAACCCGTAAATTAGTGGGTTTACACGAAAAatatgtgattattttttatagtgaaaaaagttacactatttttcaagaaaataatatggttaagttatttttatgaaaaaatatgacgATTCgacatttaaatatttaatataaaaaaatagaaaaataatttgggtaacccactagctaacccaatccaacccggaaattagtggatttacccaacccggcccaatgttataacgggtggttattttcctCGACCCAATCCGGAGTATCCTATGTAGTTcgagttttggttttggtcaaacTCAACCCAATCCAGCCACGTACACCCCTAGTGGTGGTAATTCCCTAATCTCTAATAATAAACAATTTAGGTATATTACTATTCTGAAAATTGCAGTGTTGTAGAAGAAGTTTAATCAAACTTCCGTTAAAAGAAGACTGACGGTGTTAACTTTTAAGGGAGGTGTGTGACATTTACAAAACTAAATAAGGGAGGTGAGTGATCATTTTTAAATTAGAGGGGTCTATGTGTTGTTTAAGAGAACCTCGGGGAGGTTGGtgtaattttttctaaattttaagaTAGCATTTAGTCACTCTTATCTTTAATataagaataaatttattttttagattcatgaaataattaatatatttgatctaGAAATTAGACTAAATATCAatcattttatgattttttttgttaataacattcattttattgtttaaaaaaaaaaattcattttatgaatttaaaaaataaaaaaattatactacgTATTAAAGATTAGAGGGAGTATATCTTTAGTTGTTTTCTTTACTTAATCTATTTTTAGTTCTTTAACTTATGTATCTTAAGAACACTTgttaatgtaatttaaataatttttttaattttttttatttgtcgaCTCGAATCATTTAGGTGAATATGAATTTGAAGGTAAAGTGGTTGAAGCTCATAAAGAGGAatttgaagagaaagaagaatatCCGAGAGAAGTTGATTATTGTGGAGAAATCGAATGAGGAAAGGAACAGAAAAATGTTTCAATTGGTAGTGAAAATAGAGAGAAGATTCTCTCAATGGTAGATCTCACTAGTCGCAGTGGTCATATACACTCTTAAAACAACACATTTTCCCTTTCTTTATTCTAGTTTCAAATCAATGGCTCATGTTTCACTATATCATAAATTAACCGGAGATGATCTTTTTCtttgtgaaaataaaaatgattattCTTTTGTTGTGTTTACattgcattttttaaaatatatttttaggttTAAATGTGTGTTTAGTATATGCAAATATAACTTGTTGGTTTTGTTTTAGTCTCTATAAGCTGtttcatttgaattttgtttaaattttgtgATTGAAACCGACATCATGATCATGTTGTACATTGTTCACACAGATGTCTTCTGCATGCCTTTTCAATATATTGAGATTTGTCTTCAACCTAGGCATCATCAACATGATCATGCAAAGTTCTTGCACAATGAGCCGCATATTCATCGATTAAGGTAGCAGTTGCGACGTGTGGTTGATCCAGTTGTTTTAAGAcatttttcaaaacttttttacaattttcttttatgaatATAGAACATgttatgaaaattgaaaagtaGATGATTGAAATTATAAAGCGTACAAATAGAAAATTAGAGGTCTAATTACCTAATGTTGGACAATCTAAATATGTGCTAACTTTCTCTTCAGGGTGTCCTTTTTCATGTTATAGTACTGAATTTTTGTccttcaaattattttatttctctgCTGAGGTTATTGCATTCATTCatcattcattcaattcaattgcTATGAAAGAAAAGGCTATAGGGGCATACTACATAGGTAGGAGTAGTGTAGTTAGTGCAATGGAGTTGTCACATTGTTAATTCTAGGACAAAAGGACCAAAGTCTTGAGCATAAGGGTACAGAATTTTCGGTAAATAGGTGTAGGAAAGTTACATGTGCATAATGCAACCCTGCATGTACAAGTCCTAGGGTGAGACAATTAATGTCATCATATTGATATTCTCCCCCAGAACCAGAACCCCCAATAACTCATAATATCATTTACTACTTTGGCAGAGTGAGGGGGGCCAAACTCTATTCTGTTTTAAGGGTCCCCTGCATTTTAAGGGAAAATAGGTTTTTACTCTTGGGCTTTCAGTTCCCAATTTTGATGAATAGCAATCTATTTTTCTATAGTATGTGATAGGATGACCCCCAtcccaaacacctctaatttcgTTACCTGTCTATATTTCATTCTCATAGTCATAAATTTCCCTTACCAAACAAAACATTGAATTGAAACTATTAAGGGTTGTTTTGTCTTCGGACGGAGTGacaaatatcacataaaaaCTCAGACAAATGAGAAATATTGAATTTGGATCTGGGTAACTATAACTATATAAGGCTGTTtaacctaacaattttgatattattCATAAATTTGGACCTTATGGAtaaaatgtattaaaattttaattaaaaaaaaatcgtagaTTTTTTAGATGATACATCATGATTTTTGGTGTGATAAACCTAAACAATGGCATCTAAAAGAATATTCATTGTGATTAAATGTGTGTTTGATTCTAGtgatgaaaattgattttagttaaaaatgaaattaaaaaaaatgatttatatttgtatatttgaacataaaaacgaatcaacaataaatttaattataaaaatcatatttggaaataataaaaactataaatcctagattcattttattttttatgggcATCCTAGattctaaattattaaaatcaaagtaaatattttataataaacttttaaaatttaatactaCAATACCTacatttatttctatttttttatttcacaaATTATAACCTAGCTTAAAAATTTAACACAATTGTAGAGACTAACTTTTTAAGGtaaatgagatttatttaagaAGATGGTCTAACATATCTTTTTACATACGAACCGCTCAATTGATGGAGTTATGAACCGAAGGATTTGAATCCTCTCCTAATGTTTGTGTCCGGCCTTCTCCTCTTTTCTTAATCCAACAGTTGTTGATttgcaaaagaaaataaaaatgaatgacTGAAATAAGGGCAGGATGAATAACATGAGTCGAAGAATATCCATAATCCGAATGACTAAAATATTAGGATCTAAACATGTACCACTTCATCTAATAATTTGATAGCACATTTGAATATATATTGACTAACTATGAATTAGTAAGTTTTGCAATACACCTCATACTAGTACAGTACGTAGTACTAGTACTACTAATaatgttttgaaaaaaataaactattctAAGAAAAGTATAGTAGCATACAATTTAGTTTAAAAAACTGCAACTTAGAAACCATGAATTTTCAAGTGCCAATTCATATTGAATATGAAGACACCTTCCTTTCCTTCCTAGTTGCAATTACCAAACACAAAGTGGCCTTGGCAGGCATGCTTCTCTTGTTTTTTGGTCCAACTAGCTATAGTGTGTGGTTGTATTTCATGATTACATGTTCTTTAGTTACTAAGAATAGCTTCTTAGGCTGTACTATAATTATTCAACGCGTCCTAGAAGAAACCAAATTGGCTGACATGGATCATAGGTGGAGTATTTAGCTGTTATGAGGAAGCATTTTGTCAAGTCATTAATGTACAATGTCATAGTTAAACATAAGTGGGATTATGACAAAGCAGAAGCTTAGTGTTAGTGTGATGAGTGAGTATTATTAATTATAGtaatgttaatttatttatcggagaatgttaacttgtgcccttaaggcacatgtttaggaagcaaaaatagaaattattaaatgctaatttgtgcattttaacttttgaagcattaaatttcttgtatcattaaatgatgaatttctattttggtatatcttaacatgtgccctaagggcacatgttaacaagacccttatttATTTTTGCCAATTTGGTTGTTTATATTTGGCTATACTCCATACTACTACAGCTTGTAATCTCAGATCAAATACTTACTACAATAATAGAATTTCCAAATTGATTGGTGCATGTGCAATGTGTCCGAAGGAGCATGGAAACTCAGGACACTATTTCCCTTGGGAAACAAGTGAGTAGCTATTAGCCTAATTACTAGCTTGTGTTGTGTGTTTGTTACTTTATATTCTTTTCTCTTCAATGTAGTGCAGTAACCGTAGAGTGAAATCATTAAAAAAGAATTCTTTACTCAaattaactcttttttttttcaagattaGAATCCGGCTCATTGAACTGCCTAATCTGATTTGGaggtcagttttgacatcaagtgatttcagtctCCTTTCGATTGCAGTTGCGGGAGATTGAACTGTGGTCTTCCTTAgtaagttcaacgtcaatcaccaccaGACCAACTAACTATTGATAAATTCATTCTATTTTTGAACTTTCTTTTCGTAGAATTTGTATTGGAatttgttagataataatattattagggttttaagtattgggctttatataTTAGTAGTCTAGTAGTCCATtaagaattattataaattgtcttgtaatccttattttattaAGCAATGCAATTATGATATTactgaaaccctagccgtcactttatgtttctctctgaactttaacatggtatcaaagagCTTGGTTTGATTTCGAAATCTACCAAAGAAGAATTTTTTCTGTGCGATTTCAATCGGAAGTCTTTGGTTGAACGGTACCACTTGATCTGCTGGAGTTGATCGGTCATTCGGTCTGGACTCTGTTCGGTACGTAGGTGTCTTTGAATTGCTTCTGCTTCACGTTGGTAATTAATTGTTTAGTTTGTTCGGTTACCTTGCATTTGGTTTTAGTATTGTGATTTGCCTTGCCAATTGAATTACAAGTGATTTGCTTTCCTCGTGCCTTGTCTTTTGTTTCTGTTTGTTTgtcataacaaaaaaaagtttgaagcTTATTATCCCTCGTTGATCACAATGAGAGTGATAAAGATGATTCCCTTCAGTCTATTAGTGTCCAACTCAAAGGAGAAAATTATCCTTATTGAAGTTATGTAATGAAAAATTTTCTGATAGGAAAATATATGTGGAGTTATATTGATGGAACTTCTATTAAGcctatagataaaaaaaatgtcgaTAAGTATGCAGAAGCTTTAAAAACATGGAATAAAAATAAGGAGAatctaagggcacatgttaaggaaacaaatttAGAAAGCTAAATGTGCGTTTTATCTCTCTAACATTAAATTTCTTGCATCATTAAATGtataatttctatattaaggTATCTTAGCATATGCTCTAAAGACACACGTTAACATGACTTTTTTCAATCTAAGAAAGCTAAATTGTTATTTCATAAATTTGAGATCAACTTTTACAATTTCAAATATTAAAAACGCATGTCTACATGCCAATTCAATTGTGTAAAGTTAGTTTTCATCATTGAATTAATAAATCGAATCAAATGAGATATGAAGAAATTTATTGATTCAATGATGAAATAAAAGTACACTTGTGCATGGATACAaaccttaattataaacaaatttagtATTTCGTGAATAAGGTAGAGACCAAAATGtttattaaaattgtatttatcatgtagtatttttttactcaaatttgatattttggtCACATTATGCACGCCAAAGGACGAATATACTATTGTACTTAGTAGTTGTGGGACAAAATACCTTAAAAATACATAAGCTTAGGGTATATAGTACTAGAAATGCGGCGGAgcaatatactccctccggtcatatATACAAGGAACATATTGAGAAAAACACATATATCAAGGatgcttatttttttaattaaaaattctaaaatgttatgtgttatttCAAAACTAACCTTGAGAATGAGTctgtgtaattaatgcataacattgaaatatgttgtattttatacaatttaataagggtatacaagAGA from Trifolium pratense cultivar HEN17-A07 linkage group LG1, ARS_RC_1.1, whole genome shotgun sequence includes these protein-coding regions:
- the LOC123900619 gene encoding adenylate isopentenyltransferase, coding for MPTTTTPPSFFSLHPQLRYNNYYHQHKPIKFPNFSRTHFSTAATRRPNWPRMEVSSTRHRWKDKVIVIMGATGSGKSSLSVELATHFPYSEIINSDKIQVFKGLDITTNKIPFHQRNNVPHHLLGDVDPSHGEFSPSDFRRHAGDIISDITSRRKVPIIVGGSNSFIHALLVERFDSELNVFEDDSSKTSLSEISSDLRYKCCFIWMDISFPVLSEYLRKRVDDMFDSGMVDELAEFYEPDADNRTGLRKAIGVPEFDRFFKEYPPPVGPMEKEGNNSMRELAYEEAVKAIKDNTCQLAKRQIGKILRLKRAGWDLQRIDATEAFRAVLTSESNGGNGGGEGFSDVWKKQVLEPSVKIVKRFLME